The following coding sequences lie in one Pseudomonas sp. SL4(2022) genomic window:
- a CDS encoding SapC family protein — MTTLLLYKDIKPLNREEHQALKLQPSENCAFAADTHLVPVAGLEFFQAARHYPLVFIGEGAQATPIALLGLAQGHNGYLDDELRWQANTYIPAFIRRYPFVLAQDEASNFTVCFDAAFSGWNQQDGRDLFDAEGQNSAYLDEMIQFLQNFTAEMERTRAFVEKLNALELLAPRTIKLTHSSGESFVLSDFLAIDEEKFLALSDEQVLELNRGGFLGWIYAHLMSLGNANQLFDSYLKAKPQAPVVTH; from the coding sequence ATGACCACGCTGCTGCTCTACAAAGACATCAAACCCCTCAACCGCGAGGAGCACCAGGCCCTCAAGTTGCAGCCCTCGGAAAACTGCGCGTTTGCGGCGGACACTCATCTGGTGCCGGTGGCCGGACTGGAGTTCTTCCAGGCCGCACGTCATTACCCGCTGGTCTTCATCGGCGAAGGCGCGCAGGCCACGCCAATCGCCTTGCTTGGTCTGGCGCAGGGGCACAATGGCTACCTGGATGATGAATTGCGCTGGCAGGCCAATACCTACATCCCGGCCTTTATCCGCCGTTATCCCTTCGTGCTCGCGCAGGATGAGGCGAGCAACTTCACCGTGTGCTTCGATGCGGCGTTCAGTGGCTGGAATCAGCAGGATGGTCGTGATTTGTTCGACGCTGAAGGGCAGAACAGCGCGTACCTGGATGAAATGATTCAGTTCCTGCAGAACTTCACTGCCGAGATGGAGCGTACCCGTGCGTTTGTGGAAAAGCTCAATGCGCTTGAGTTGCTCGCTCCGCGTACGATCAAACTGACCCACAGCAGCGGCGAAAGCTTTGTGCTCAGCGACTTCCTGGCCATTGATGAAGAGAAGTTCCTGGCGCTCTCCGATGAACAGGTGCTGGAGCTGAACCGTGGCGGTTTCCTGGGCTGGATCTACGCGCACCTGATGTCGCTGGGCAATGCCAATCAGCTGTTCGACAGCTACCTCAAGGCCAAACCGCAGGCGCCGGTGGTGACCCATTGA
- a CDS encoding ShlB/FhaC/HecB family hemolysin secretion/activation protein has product MITTPRATWLMLVMLASIHAQAAQPIAPQVPGLVNPNLQREQVEQIQQQQRIEERARRTQVPALRGDAPADQVLPDQGERFALTGIAFNASVYLPREQLESLAQGYVGREIGFAELNQLLREINALYEARGQLTARALIPAQSLEDGQLRIVLVEAKVDQVTWKGETRKVGERFYAQRLNVQPGSTLDSPALMSAIQRFNATTPGPQVTASLAPGARFGTTSVELEAFEPETLQWSLFANNYGNESTGREQYGGSLTWFSPTAVADALNLLLVTTAGSQYASLRYSRPLNRWNGVAYAEVGGNSMTVEEGPLAALNIEGESRTYTLGFDQPWWLDDNWLLQAGLGYNQQRSENTVDSFTLSEVDTREAFLRGQLEYRAAPWYLRYEQRVRQASVDNAVSGDTGSYALLSGQGYLSRALGEQFELVGRFGWQFANNTEELPASLFYQFGGISSVRGYDPGVISSPQGATLNLEAWWRPSQRWQPFVFFDYGRAMELGITDIDLQSVGVGLNFNWGRHLSLSLTAANTLKDVVPDQDGGQVLAQIILR; this is encoded by the coding sequence GTGATAACGACCCCGCGTGCTACCTGGCTGATGTTGGTCATGCTGGCCAGCATCCACGCACAGGCGGCGCAGCCTATCGCCCCGCAGGTACCGGGGCTGGTTAACCCGAACCTGCAACGCGAGCAGGTGGAGCAGATTCAGCAACAGCAGCGTATTGAAGAGCGGGCCCGGCGTACGCAAGTGCCGGCGTTGCGCGGTGATGCGCCTGCTGATCAGGTTCTGCCGGATCAGGGGGAGCGGTTTGCGCTGACGGGTATCGCCTTCAATGCCTCGGTCTATCTGCCTCGCGAGCAGTTGGAGTCCTTGGCCCAGGGGTATGTCGGCCGTGAAATTGGCTTTGCTGAATTGAATCAGCTGCTGCGTGAGATCAATGCGCTCTACGAAGCGCGTGGCCAGCTGACGGCACGGGCATTGATCCCGGCGCAAAGCCTGGAAGACGGTCAGTTGCGCATTGTGCTGGTCGAGGCGAAGGTCGATCAGGTCACCTGGAAGGGAGAGACGCGTAAGGTCGGTGAGCGTTTCTATGCTCAACGCCTGAATGTGCAGCCGGGCAGCACCCTGGACAGTCCGGCGCTGATGAGTGCGATTCAGCGTTTCAATGCCACCACGCCTGGCCCTCAAGTGACGGCCAGCCTGGCCCCCGGCGCTCGCTTTGGCACTACATCGGTTGAGCTGGAGGCGTTCGAGCCTGAAACGCTGCAATGGAGCCTGTTTGCCAACAACTATGGCAATGAAAGCACTGGCCGTGAGCAGTATGGCGGCAGCCTCACCTGGTTTTCGCCCACCGCCGTGGCCGATGCCCTCAACCTGCTGCTGGTAACAACCGCAGGTTCGCAATATGCCAGTCTGCGCTACAGCCGGCCGCTGAACCGCTGGAATGGGGTTGCCTATGCCGAGGTGGGCGGGAACAGCATGACCGTGGAGGAGGGGCCGCTGGCGGCACTGAATATCGAAGGGGAGTCGCGCACCTACACCCTGGGGTTTGACCAGCCCTGGTGGCTGGATGACAACTGGCTGCTGCAAGCGGGTTTGGGCTATAACCAGCAGCGTTCGGAGAACACCGTCGACAGTTTCACCCTCAGTGAAGTGGATACCCGCGAGGCCTTTCTGCGTGGCCAGCTCGAATACCGGGCTGCGCCCTGGTACCTGCGGTATGAGCAGCGTGTGCGCCAAGCCAGTGTGGACAACGCGGTGAGTGGTGATACGGGCAGCTACGCACTGCTCAGCGGGCAAGGTTATCTGTCGCGGGCCCTGGGTGAGCAGTTTGAGCTGGTCGGGCGTTTTGGCTGGCAATTCGCCAACAATACCGAAGAGTTGCCGGCTTCACTGTTCTACCAGTTTGGCGGCATCAGCAGTGTGCGCGGGTATGACCCCGGTGTCATTTCATCGCCCCAGGGGGCAACGCTCAACCTGGAAGCCTGGTGGCGCCCAAGCCAGCGCTGGCAGCCTTTTGTGTTCTTCGACTATGGCCGTGCCATGGAGCTGGGCATCACCGACATCGACCTGCAGAGCGTCGGCGTCGGACTCAATTTCAATTGGGGCCGGCACCTGAGTCTGAGCCTGACGGCCGCCAACACCCTCAAGGATGTTGTGCCTGATCAGGACGGCGGCCAGGTGTTGGCCCAGATCATTCTGCGCTGA